One region of Microbacterium sufflavum genomic DNA includes:
- a CDS encoding carbonic anhydrase, producing the protein MTHPLTPSAAWTQMQEGNRRFVRDEPQHPNQNVARRKDLTAAQHPVATLFGCADSRLAAEIIFDLGLGDLFVVRNAGQVMGESIVASLEYAVAVLEVPLIVVLAHDSCGAVRAAIDGTAIDAAPLPPHIWKLIAPIVPAARKVLAESGGATVADIDAELVGREHLRNTVHDLLQSSEIISNAVAEGRLGIVGANYRLAEGEAVPVITVGIDTEGTVPATKEGSE; encoded by the coding sequence ATGACCCACCCGCTCACTCCTTCCGCCGCCTGGACGCAGATGCAGGAAGGCAACCGCCGCTTCGTCCGCGACGAGCCGCAGCACCCGAACCAGAACGTCGCCCGCCGCAAAGACCTGACCGCCGCCCAGCACCCGGTCGCCACGCTCTTCGGATGCGCCGACTCCCGCCTCGCGGCGGAGATCATCTTCGACCTGGGCCTCGGCGACCTGTTCGTGGTGCGCAACGCCGGTCAGGTGATGGGCGAGTCGATCGTCGCGAGCCTGGAGTACGCGGTCGCGGTGCTGGAGGTGCCGCTCATCGTGGTGCTCGCGCACGACTCGTGCGGCGCGGTGCGAGCCGCGATCGACGGCACCGCGATCGACGCGGCACCGCTCCCCCCGCACATCTGGAAGCTGATCGCGCCGATCGTGCCCGCCGCCCGCAAGGTGCTGGCGGAGAGCGGGGGCGCCACGGTCGCCGACATCGACGCCGAGCTGGTCGGCCGCGAGCACCTGCGCAACACGGTGCACGACCTGCTGCAGTCGTCGGAGATCATCAGCAACGCCGTCGCCGAGGGCCGCCTCGGGATCGTCGGCGCCAACTACCGTCTGGCCGAGGGCGAGGCTGTGCCCGTCATCACGGTCGGGATCGACACCGAGGGGACCGTCCCCGCAACCAAGGAGGGTTCGGAATGA
- a CDS encoding aminotransferase class V-fold PLP-dependent enzyme, protein MSALEDYVGTFDTEPGYLNWAAFGPLSPSVREEVFADADLLASGRPSSLALVAERIGQAQETVAELLGADAADVTLQPSSTHGLQHALYGLTGTVVASTAEFPSVSLTLERASAASDRALTPRWITPADGRVSPEAVPAALDDEVTALAVSHVDFRTGYRVDLAALRDVLGPDRLLIVDAVQSFGVVDVDYTAADVVIGHGYKWLRAARGSGFAWFSPRARERITPVLSGITGTTATGLVVDALPGPAESARAYTVSVPDTLAAGRLAIGARDVRDAGVAAIESRLAEHVDTVIEIADRHGIEVVSPREREHRAGIVALAPEEPARLAAALANAGIVVTARGSSIRIAPHAGTDAETLRLLDETLQAFGQTTFISS, encoded by the coding sequence GTGAGCGCACTCGAGGACTACGTCGGCACGTTCGACACCGAACCCGGCTATCTGAACTGGGCGGCCTTCGGACCCCTCTCGCCCTCGGTGCGCGAGGAGGTGTTCGCGGATGCGGATCTCCTCGCGAGCGGGCGACCGTCGTCCCTCGCGCTCGTCGCGGAGCGCATCGGCCAGGCGCAGGAGACGGTCGCGGAGCTGCTGGGAGCGGACGCCGCGGACGTCACCCTGCAGCCGTCCTCCACACACGGGCTTCAGCACGCGCTGTACGGCCTCACCGGCACCGTCGTCGCGTCCACCGCGGAGTTCCCGAGCGTCAGCCTCACGCTGGAGCGCGCATCGGCCGCGTCGGACCGGGCCCTGACGCCGCGGTGGATCACACCCGCCGACGGCCGGGTCTCACCGGAGGCCGTGCCCGCGGCGCTGGACGACGAGGTCACCGCGCTGGCCGTCAGCCACGTCGACTTCCGGACGGGGTACCGGGTCGACCTCGCGGCGCTGCGCGACGTGCTCGGGCCCGACCGGCTGCTGATCGTGGATGCGGTCCAGTCGTTCGGCGTCGTCGACGTGGACTACACCGCAGCCGACGTGGTGATCGGCCACGGCTACAAGTGGCTCAGAGCGGCCAGGGGGAGCGGCTTCGCCTGGTTCTCTCCGCGCGCCAGAGAGCGCATCACCCCGGTCCTCTCCGGCATCACCGGCACAACGGCGACCGGGCTGGTGGTCGACGCGCTCCCCGGTCCCGCCGAGTCCGCGCGCGCCTACACCGTCAGCGTGCCCGACACCCTGGCTGCAGGGCGCCTCGCGATCGGAGCACGCGACGTGCGCGACGCCGGGGTCGCGGCGATCGAGTCGCGGCTCGCGGAGCACGTCGACACCGTGATCGAGATCGCGGACCGACACGGCATCGAGGTCGTGTCGCCGCGCGAACGCGAGCACCGCGCCGGCATCGTGGCCCTCGCGCCCGAGGAGCCCGCGCGACTCGCCGCCGCCCTCGCGAACGCCGGCATCGTCGTGACCGCCCGCGGATCGTCGATCCGGATCGCGCCCCACGCCGGGACCGACGCCGAGACGCTCCGCCTGCTGGACGAGACCCTGCAGGCGTTCGGCCAGACGACGTTCATCAGCTCTTAA
- the xseA gene encoding exodeoxyribonuclease VII large subunit: MTVFEATTGPGETPPADAVAPRDSTAQAPTSVARLNATIRDFVARWNTVWVEGEITSWNQRAGNVFARLKDTRSDAQISIRIWSSVRGRIPADLGVGDHVVAAVKADYFVKSGDFSFAVSTMKHVGLGDQLERLEKLRVQLRQEGLFDAGRKLRLPFLPHVIGLITGERSDAEKDVHRNAELRWPQVRFRTEYAAVQGDRCVPDTLAALARLDADPDVDVIIIARGGGDPQTLLGFSDERLVRAVAAARTPVVSAIGHENDHPLLDDVADLRASTPTDAAKRVVPDVGEQRALIAQLRSRATTRVTQRLTHDIAQLEQLRSRPVLRSPDPIIDTRAQESWLLVSRGRDAVQRQLDDASRRTSELRASLRALSPAATLARGYAIAHLDGGVILRDAADAPAGSALTITVDRGSVAARSEGEIAEGA; encoded by the coding sequence ATGACAGTCTTCGAAGCGACGACCGGACCGGGTGAGACCCCGCCCGCCGACGCCGTCGCCCCGCGTGACTCCACCGCACAGGCGCCCACCTCCGTCGCCCGGCTCAACGCCACCATCCGCGACTTCGTCGCCCGCTGGAACACGGTGTGGGTCGAGGGCGAGATCACGTCGTGGAACCAGCGCGCCGGGAACGTGTTCGCCCGGCTGAAGGACACGCGCTCCGACGCGCAGATCTCGATCCGGATCTGGTCGAGCGTGCGCGGGCGCATCCCTGCCGATCTCGGCGTCGGCGACCACGTGGTCGCGGCGGTCAAGGCGGACTACTTCGTGAAGTCGGGCGACTTCAGCTTCGCGGTCTCGACCATGAAGCACGTCGGCCTCGGCGATCAGCTCGAGCGCCTGGAGAAGCTGCGCGTGCAGCTGCGGCAGGAGGGGCTCTTCGACGCCGGCCGAAAGCTGCGCCTCCCCTTCCTCCCGCACGTGATCGGACTCATCACGGGCGAGCGCTCCGACGCCGAGAAGGACGTGCACCGCAACGCCGAGCTGCGGTGGCCGCAGGTGCGCTTCCGCACCGAGTACGCGGCCGTCCAGGGCGACCGCTGCGTGCCCGACACCCTGGCCGCACTCGCCCGGCTCGACGCCGACCCCGACGTGGACGTGATCATCATCGCCCGCGGCGGCGGCGACCCCCAGACGCTCCTGGGCTTCAGCGACGAGCGGCTGGTGCGCGCGGTCGCGGCCGCGCGCACCCCGGTCGTCAGCGCCATCGGGCACGAGAACGACCACCCGCTGCTCGACGACGTGGCCGACCTCCGCGCCTCCACCCCGACGGACGCCGCCAAGCGCGTGGTGCCCGACGTCGGCGAGCAGCGCGCGCTGATCGCCCAGCTCCGGTCGCGCGCGACCACGCGGGTCACGCAGCGCCTCACCCACGACATCGCTCAGCTCGAGCAGCTGCGGTCGCGACCGGTCCTGCGCTCGCCCGATCCGATCATCGACACCCGCGCACAGGAGTCCTGGCTGCTGGTGTCGCGCGGACGCGATGCCGTGCAGCGTCAGCTCGACGACGCCAGCCGTCGCACCAGCGAGCTGCGGGCGTCGCTGCGTGCCCTCTCCCCCGCCGCGACCCTCGCCCGCGGCTATGCGATCGCACACCTCGACGGGGGCGTGATCCTGCGGGATGCGGCGGACGCCCCGGCCGGCAGCGCCCTGACGATCACGGTCGACCGCGGGTCGGTCGCCGCGCGCTCGGAGGGCGAGATCGCGGAAGGCGCCTGA
- a CDS encoding isoprenyl transferase, whose product MSRESPGRGPLYRLYTSRLRRHLDPASVPHHVAMMIDGNRRWARQLGFATPAEGHRAGAAKMHEFLGWCDELGVRVVSLYLLSSDNLRKRDSAELADLIEIIAELAEALSREGNWRVQHVGRSDILPAELAAVLAAAEERTKDHTGLHVNLAVGYGGRNEIVDAVRSIITKHEASGGTMEDLAAHLTPEMIGEHLYTGGQPDPDLVIRTSGEQRLSDFLLWQSAHSEFYFVEALGPDLRQVDFLRAIRDYADRDRRFGR is encoded by the coding sequence ATGTCACGCGAGAGCCCGGGCCGCGGGCCGCTGTACCGGCTGTACACCAGCCGGCTGCGTCGTCACCTCGATCCGGCCTCCGTTCCGCACCACGTCGCCATGATGATCGACGGCAACCGTCGTTGGGCGCGCCAGCTCGGCTTCGCCACCCCGGCGGAGGGACACCGCGCCGGTGCCGCCAAGATGCACGAGTTCCTCGGCTGGTGCGACGAGCTCGGCGTGCGGGTCGTCTCCCTTTACCTGCTCTCCAGCGACAACCTGCGCAAGCGCGACTCGGCGGAGCTCGCGGATCTCATCGAGATCATCGCCGAGCTCGCGGAGGCGCTGTCGCGGGAGGGCAACTGGCGGGTGCAGCACGTGGGCCGTTCCGACATCCTTCCCGCGGAGCTCGCGGCCGTCCTCGCCGCTGCGGAAGAGCGTACGAAGGACCACACCGGGCTCCATGTGAACCTCGCGGTCGGATACGGCGGTCGTAACGAGATCGTCGACGCGGTGCGCAGCATCATCACGAAGCACGAGGCCTCCGGCGGCACGATGGAAGACCTCGCCGCACACCTCACGCCCGAGATGATCGGCGAGCACCTCTACACGGGCGGGCAGCCCGATCCCGATCTCGTGATCCGCACCAGCGGAGAGCAGCGCCTGAGTGACTTCCTGCTGTGGCAGAGCGCGCACAGCGAGTTCTACTTCGTGGAGGCGCTCGGCCCCGATCTGCGCCAGGTCGACTTCCTCCGCGCGATCCGCGACTATGCCGACCGCGACCGCCGCTTCGGTCGCTGA
- a CDS encoding exodeoxyribonuclease VII small subunit translates to MSALNDTPVDTLSFEAARDELVRVVAELEQGAPTLEQSLALWERGEALAARCEEWLLGAKRRLEAARAAAGDAETDGAS, encoded by the coding sequence GTGAGCGCGCTGAACGACACCCCTGTGGACACGCTGTCGTTCGAGGCCGCCCGGGACGAGCTCGTCCGCGTCGTCGCCGAGCTGGAGCAGGGCGCTCCGACCCTCGAGCAGTCGCTGGCGCTGTGGGAGCGCGGAGAAGCGCTCGCCGCCCGCTGCGAGGAATGGCTGCTGGGCGCCAAGCGCCGCCTGGAAGCGGCACGCGCCGCCGCCGGTGACGCCGAGACGGACGGGGCGTCATGA
- a CDS encoding DUF4307 domain-containing protein: MTTATELDERYGRTRRRRLPWIIAGAIALVVVGAFAWMTVAQSMSSVDADDLGFELVDEHAVDVRFQVTGVQGKDVVCVLEALDEEFGVVGWKVVELPATDRHSQTRSERIPTVAEATTGLVNTCWVA; the protein is encoded by the coding sequence GTGACGACCGCCACCGAGCTCGACGAACGCTACGGCCGAACCCGACGCCGCCGGCTCCCCTGGATCATCGCCGGAGCGATCGCCCTGGTCGTCGTCGGCGCCTTCGCCTGGATGACGGTCGCGCAGTCGATGAGCTCCGTCGACGCCGACGACCTGGGCTTCGAGCTCGTCGACGAGCACGCGGTCGACGTGCGCTTCCAGGTGACCGGCGTGCAGGGCAAGGACGTCGTCTGCGTACTCGAGGCGCTCGACGAGGAGTTCGGAGTGGTCGGCTGGAAGGTGGTCGAGCTGCCCGCCACGGATCGTCACTCGCAGACCCGCTCGGAGCGCATCCCCACGGTCGCGGAGGCCACGACAGGTTTGGTGAACACCTGCTGGGTCGCCTAG
- the greA gene encoding transcription elongation factor GreA: protein MSTDAQVPFLTQEAYDRLVAELEHLSTVGRDEIAKRIEAAREEGDLKENGGYHAAKDEQGKQEARIRTLESLLKTAKVGEAPASRGIVEPGTVVTAVVAGGEEVFLLGSREIAAGSDLDVYSEASPLGQAILGLKVGEKSSYEAPNGRAISVEIVNVETYTG, encoded by the coding sequence ATGTCCACGGACGCTCAGGTTCCGTTCCTCACGCAGGAAGCGTACGACCGGCTCGTCGCCGAGCTGGAGCACCTCTCCACCGTCGGCCGCGACGAGATCGCCAAGCGCATCGAGGCCGCCCGCGAGGAGGGCGACCTCAAGGAGAACGGCGGCTACCATGCCGCGAAGGACGAGCAGGGTAAGCAGGAGGCGCGCATCCGCACCCTGGAGAGCCTGCTGAAGACCGCGAAGGTCGGCGAGGCGCCCGCCAGCCGCGGCATCGTCGAGCCCGGTACGGTCGTCACCGCGGTCGTGGCCGGCGGCGAAGAGGTCTTCCTGCTGGGCAGCCGCGAGATCGCGGCGGGCAGCGACCTCGACGTCTACAGCGAGGCGAGCCCGCTCGGACAGGCCATCCTGGGCCTCAAGGTCGGCGAGAAGTCGTCGTACGAGGCGCCGAACGGTCGCGCCATCAGCGTCGAGATCGTCAACGTCGAGACCTACACGGGCTGA
- a CDS encoding DUF4245 family protein: protein MSKGPAINADLGRPETAEETAARKAASSKAYRSSQTVRNLVAALLVTLAVVLVIVLVVPRGEPVAQKPIDVAGIAADVESSMGGPVIVPETGKFWRVNAAELQSGATVVWEVTLAPAAQDERGFIKLAQAFDAEASWAPQRLNGIAPTDTIRIGGLEWDVYKPGNAGADANISYAIGTQAGDDYVLLYGSRSADSTAELAESLVPQIRTVTEAR from the coding sequence ATGAGCAAGGGCCCCGCCATCAACGCCGACCTCGGCCGTCCGGAGACGGCGGAGGAGACCGCGGCCCGCAAGGCCGCATCCAGCAAGGCGTATCGATCCAGCCAGACCGTCCGCAACCTGGTCGCCGCGCTCCTCGTGACCCTCGCGGTCGTGCTCGTCATCGTGCTCGTGGTCCCGCGCGGCGAGCCGGTGGCGCAGAAGCCCATCGACGTCGCGGGCATCGCCGCCGATGTCGAGTCGTCCATGGGCGGACCCGTGATCGTGCCGGAGACCGGGAAGTTCTGGCGCGTCAACGCCGCGGAACTGCAGAGCGGAGCCACGGTCGTCTGGGAGGTCACGCTCGCCCCCGCGGCCCAAGACGAGCGCGGGTTCATCAAGCTCGCGCAGGCCTTCGACGCCGAAGCCTCCTGGGCCCCGCAGCGCCTGAACGGCATCGCCCCCACCGACACGATCCGCATCGGCGGGCTGGAGTGGGACGTGTACAAGCCAGGAAACGCCGGCGCCGACGCCAACATCTCGTACGCCATCGGCACGCAGGCCGGCGACGACTACGTGCTCCTCTACGGCTCCCGCTCGGCGGACTCGACCGCCGAGCTCGCCGAGTCGCTCGTCCCTCAGATCCGCACCGTCACGGAGGCCCGATGA
- a CDS encoding class II fumarate hydratase, with protein MTDANQLSGANEQGYRIEHDTMGEVRVPVNALYGAQTQRAVENFPISGKGLESAQIAALARIKKAAALANKELGTLDGAIADAIAQAADQVASGSHDGEFPVDTYQTGSGTSSNMNMNEVLATLATRILGATVHPNDHVNASQSSNDVFPTSVHIAVTQALIDTLIPALDHLAVALEAKAELWKDAVKSGRTHLMDATPVTLGQEFGGYARQIRLGIERVQSALPRVAEVPLGGTAVGTGINTPLGFPQKVIELLAAETELPITEAKDHFEAQANRDGLVEASGALRTIAVSLTKINNDLRWMGSGPNTGLGELHIPDLQPGSSIMPGKVNPVVPEAVLMVCARVIGNDATVAWAGASGAFELNVAIPVMGTALLESIRLLANASRVLADKTIDGLQANLDRAAAFAGMSPSIVTPLNKLIGYEAAAKIAKHSVAKGITVRDAVIDLGYVERGDLTLEQLDEKLDLLSMTHPG; from the coding sequence ATGACCGACGCCAACCAGCTCAGCGGCGCGAACGAGCAGGGCTACCGCATCGAACACGACACGATGGGTGAGGTGCGTGTGCCCGTGAACGCGCTCTACGGTGCGCAGACGCAGCGCGCCGTGGAGAACTTCCCGATCTCCGGCAAAGGCCTGGAGTCGGCGCAGATCGCCGCGCTCGCGCGCATCAAGAAGGCGGCGGCGCTGGCGAACAAGGAACTCGGCACGCTCGACGGTGCTATCGCCGACGCGATCGCCCAGGCCGCCGACCAGGTGGCGTCCGGCTCCCACGACGGCGAGTTCCCGGTCGACACGTACCAGACCGGCTCCGGCACGTCCTCGAACATGAACATGAACGAGGTGCTGGCCACGCTCGCCACGCGCATCCTCGGCGCGACGGTGCACCCGAACGACCACGTCAACGCCTCGCAGTCGTCGAACGACGTGTTCCCCACCTCCGTGCACATCGCGGTCACGCAGGCCCTGATCGACACGCTGATCCCCGCGCTCGACCACCTCGCCGTCGCGCTGGAGGCCAAGGCCGAGCTGTGGAAGGACGCGGTCAAGTCCGGCCGCACGCACCTCATGGATGCGACGCCGGTCACCCTCGGACAGGAGTTCGGCGGCTACGCCCGTCAGATCCGCCTGGGCATCGAGCGCGTGCAGTCCGCCCTCCCCCGCGTGGCCGAGGTCCCGCTGGGCGGCACGGCCGTCGGCACCGGCATCAACACGCCGCTCGGGTTCCCGCAGAAGGTCATCGAGCTGCTCGCCGCCGAGACCGAGCTGCCCATCACCGAGGCCAAGGACCACTTCGAGGCGCAGGCCAACCGCGACGGCCTGGTCGAAGCCTCCGGCGCGCTGCGCACGATCGCGGTGTCGCTCACCAAGATCAACAACGACCTCCGGTGGATGGGCTCCGGCCCCAACACGGGTCTGGGCGAGCTGCACATCCCCGATCTGCAGCCGGGCTCCTCGATCATGCCGGGCAAGGTCAACCCGGTCGTTCCCGAGGCCGTGCTGATGGTGTGCGCCCGTGTCATCGGCAACGACGCGACCGTGGCGTGGGCCGGTGCGTCCGGCGCATTCGAGCTGAACGTGGCGATCCCGGTCATGGGCACCGCCCTGCTCGAGTCGATCCGCCTCCTTGCGAACGCCTCGCGCGTGCTGGCCGACAAGACGATCGACGGCCTGCAGGCGAACCTCGACCGTGCCGCCGCGTTCGCGGGCATGAGCCCGTCGATCGTGACGCCGCTGAACAAGCTGATCGGCTACGAGGCCGCCGCGAAGATCGCGAAGCACTCTGTCGCGAAGGGCATCACGGTGCGCGACGCGGTGATCGACCTGGGCTACGTCGAGCGCGGCGACCTGACGCTGGAGCAGCTGGACGAGAAGCTCGACCTGCTGTCGATGACGCACCCCGGATGA
- the ilvA gene encoding threonine ammonia-lyase, whose translation MSQVPSLTEFEHAAQSLAEVISHTPTLPSRALSDALGAPVLLKMENLQRTGSFKIRGAAYRLSRLSAEERSRGVVAASAGNHAQGVALAAQALGIPATIFMPLGVPVPKLLATRGYGAEVVLEGETVATSLRLAAEFSERTGAVLIHPFDHRDVVIGQGTLGLELLADAPEVDTVVLGIGGGGLIAGVAAAVKARAAELGRTVRVIGVQAENAAAVPPSLEAGEPVDIVTRPTIADGILVARPGDVPFGIIRDLVDEVVTVSDDDLARAIVLLLEQAKVVVEPAGAAGVAAILAGKVSPNGTTMAVLSGGNIDPLLLQRVVAHGLAASGRYLTIRIPLPDRPGQLARVSELIAEAGANVIEAMHTRHGHGLQISDVILELSVETRGPEHSEHTLDTLRRAGFAPLVVLD comes from the coding sequence ATGAGCCAAGTCCCCAGCCTGACCGAGTTCGAGCACGCCGCTCAGAGTCTGGCTGAGGTGATTTCGCACACGCCGACCCTGCCCTCCCGGGCCCTCTCCGACGCCCTCGGCGCTCCCGTGCTGCTGAAGATGGAGAACCTGCAGCGCACCGGGTCGTTCAAGATCCGCGGTGCGGCGTACCGGCTCTCCCGGCTCAGCGCGGAGGAGCGCTCGCGCGGCGTCGTCGCGGCATCGGCGGGCAACCACGCGCAGGGGGTCGCGCTGGCCGCCCAGGCGCTCGGCATCCCCGCCACGATCTTCATGCCGCTGGGCGTGCCGGTGCCCAAGCTCCTCGCCACGCGCGGCTACGGTGCCGAGGTCGTGCTGGAGGGCGAGACGGTGGCGACCTCGCTGCGCCTGGCCGCGGAGTTCTCCGAGCGCACCGGGGCCGTGCTCATCCACCCGTTCGACCACCGCGACGTCGTGATCGGTCAGGGCACGCTCGGCCTCGAACTGCTCGCCGACGCGCCCGAGGTCGACACGGTCGTGCTCGGCATCGGCGGCGGCGGCCTCATCGCGGGCGTCGCGGCGGCGGTCAAGGCGCGCGCGGCGGAGCTCGGCCGCACCGTCCGGGTGATCGGGGTGCAGGCCGAGAACGCCGCTGCCGTGCCGCCGTCGCTGGAGGCGGGGGAGCCGGTCGACATCGTCACGCGGCCGACCATCGCCGACGGGATCCTGGTCGCGCGTCCGGGCGACGTGCCCTTCGGGATCATCCGCGATCTCGTGGACGAGGTCGTGACGGTGTCCGACGACGACCTGGCGCGCGCGATCGTCCTGCTGCTGGAGCAGGCGAAGGTGGTCGTGGAGCCGGCGGGGGCCGCGGGGGTCGCGGCGATCCTCGCGGGCAAGGTGTCGCCGAACGGCACGACCATGGCCGTCCTGTCCGGCGGCAACATCGACCCGCTCCTGCTGCAGCGCGTCGTGGCCCACGGCCTCGCCGCCTCGGGGCGCTACCTCACGATCCGGATCCCTCTGCCGGACCGGCCGGGCCAGCTCGCCCGCGTGTCGGAGCTGATCGCCGAGGCGGGAGCGAACGTCATCGAGGCCATGCACACCCGGCACGGCCACGGTCTCCAGATCAGCGACGTCATCCTCGAGCTGAGCGTGGAGACGCGCGGACCGGAGCACTCCGAGCACACGCTCGACACGCTGCGGCGCGCGGGCTTCGCCCCCCTCGTCGTGCTCGACTGA
- a CDS encoding PhoH family protein has protein sequence MTTRSAQHTASTAQQSTRQSSRSTSAAQPDQDLRTYVLDTSVLLSDPQAFFRFAEHSIVLPVVVISELEGKRHDPEIGYFARQALRHLDDLRVEHGRLDFPVEVGEGGTLRVDLGNTDLSVLPVGIRLSDNDSRILSVAMHLAQDGQDVTIVSKDLPMRVKAASLGLRAEEYLAEQAVDSGWTGIASLDLSGDDISDLYESEVGISEDVNGLPVNTGLIIHSERGSALGRVTGDGEFRLVRGDRDIFGMHGRSAEQRIAIDLLLDPEVGIVSLGGRAGTGKSALALCAGLEAVLERQQQKKIIVFRPLFAVGGQELGYLPGDQGEKMNPWGQAVYDTLGSVVSGNVIDEVVERGMLEVLPLTHIRGRSLHDAFVIVDEAQSLERNVLLTVLSRMGQNSRVILTHDVGQRDNLRVGRHDGIASVIETLKGHDLFGHVTLTRSERSAIAALVTELLEGGELS, from the coding sequence GTGACCACACGTTCAGCGCAGCACACCGCCAGCACCGCGCAGCAGTCCACCCGTCAGTCCTCGAGAAGCACCTCGGCCGCGCAGCCCGATCAGGACCTGCGCACCTACGTGCTCGACACGTCGGTGCTGCTGAGCGATCCGCAGGCATTCTTCCGATTCGCGGAGCACTCGATCGTGCTGCCCGTCGTGGTCATCAGCGAGCTCGAGGGCAAGCGGCACGACCCCGAGATCGGCTACTTCGCCCGCCAGGCGCTCCGTCACCTGGACGACCTCCGGGTCGAGCACGGGCGTCTGGACTTCCCGGTCGAGGTCGGCGAGGGCGGCACGCTCCGCGTCGACCTCGGCAACACCGACCTCTCCGTGCTGCCCGTCGGCATCCGCCTGAGCGACAACGACAGCCGCATCCTCTCCGTCGCCATGCACCTCGCACAGGACGGACAGGACGTCACGATCGTCTCGAAGGACCTCCCGATGCGGGTCAAGGCCGCGTCGCTCGGCTTGCGCGCCGAGGAGTACCTCGCCGAGCAGGCCGTGGACTCCGGGTGGACCGGCATCGCGAGCCTCGACCTGTCCGGCGACGACATCAGCGACCTCTATGAGAGCGAGGTCGGGATCAGCGAAGACGTCAACGGGCTCCCCGTCAACACGGGTCTCATCATCCACTCGGAGCGCGGATCGGCGCTCGGACGCGTCACCGGCGACGGCGAGTTCCGGCTGGTGCGCGGCGACCGCGACATCTTCGGGATGCACGGCCGCTCGGCCGAACAGCGCATCGCCATCGACCTGCTGCTCGACCCCGAGGTGGGCATCGTGTCGCTCGGGGGTCGCGCCGGAACGGGCAAGTCGGCCCTCGCCCTGTGCGCCGGACTGGAAGCGGTGCTCGAGCGGCAGCAGCAGAAGAAGATCATCGTCTTCCGGCCGCTGTTCGCCGTGGGCGGCCAGGAGCTGGGGTACCTCCCCGGCGATCAGGGCGAGAAGATGAACCCCTGGGGTCAGGCGGTGTACGACACCCTCGGATCGGTCGTCTCGGGCAACGTGATCGACGAGGTCGTCGAGCGGGGGATGCTCGAGGTGCTGCCGCTCACCCACATCCGCGGACGCTCGCTGCACGACGCGTTCGTGATCGTCGACGAGGCGCAGTCCCTCGAGCGCAACGTGCTGCTCACGGTGCTCAGCCGCATGGGTCAGAACTCCCGCGTCATCCTCACGCACGACGTCGGTCAGCGCGACAACCTGCGCGTCGGACGCCACGACGGCATCGCCAGCGTGATCGAGACGCTCAAGGGACACGACCTCTTCGGCCATGTGACCCTCACCCGCTCGGAGCGTTCCGCGATCGCGGCCCTCGTCACCGAACTCCTGGAGGGCGGAGAGCTCAGCTGA
- the trhA gene encoding PAQR family membrane homeostasis protein TrhA: protein MSTSDEPGTDVPKLPLLEAAAADAATEIKPTWRGWIHAGTFPVAIAAGVVLIVLSHGAPAKWAAAVFMATSLLLFGNSAMYHRFNWRPRVKVILKRIDHANILLLIAGTYTPIATLALPPDKGALLLILVWSGALLGILFRVFWINAPRWLYVALYLLLGWAAVMYIVDLLNANVAMMVLVIVGGLLYTGGAIVYALKKPNPWPGHFGFHEIFHVCTVLAFLCHWTACLLIALEPLSPSLGAP, encoded by the coding sequence GTGAGCACTTCCGACGAGCCCGGCACCGATGTCCCCAAACTGCCGCTCCTCGAGGCGGCTGCCGCCGATGCGGCGACCGAGATCAAGCCCACCTGGCGCGGGTGGATCCATGCGGGCACGTTCCCCGTGGCGATCGCGGCCGGCGTGGTGCTGATCGTCCTGTCGCACGGCGCGCCGGCCAAGTGGGCCGCGGCAGTCTTCATGGCCACGTCGCTGCTGCTGTTCGGCAACTCGGCGATGTACCACCGCTTCAACTGGCGGCCGCGGGTCAAGGTGATCCTCAAGCGCATCGATCACGCGAACATCCTGCTGCTCATCGCCGGCACGTACACGCCGATCGCGACGCTCGCCCTTCCCCCGGACAAGGGCGCGCTCCTGCTGATCCTGGTGTGGAGCGGGGCCCTCCTCGGGATCCTGTTCCGCGTCTTCTGGATCAACGCGCCCCGGTGGCTGTATGTCGCGCTCTACCTGCTGCTGGGCTGGGCGGCGGTGATGTACATCGTCGACCTGCTCAACGCGAACGTGGCGATGATGGTGCTGGTGATCGTCGGCGGCCTGCTCTACACGGGCGGGGCGATCGTCTACGCGCTGAAGAAGCCCAATCCGTGGCCCGGCCATTTCGGCTTCCACGAGATCTTCCACGTGTGCACGGTGCTGGCGTTCCTGTGCCACTGGACCGCGTGCCTGCTCATCGCGCTGGAGCCGCTCTCCCCCTCGCTCGGCGCCCCGTGA